A genomic window from Yarrowia lipolytica chromosome 1D, complete sequence includes:
- a CDS encoding uncharacterized protein (Compare to YALI0D23199g, no similarity): MVLHNSKWDRKAKKQYEKKHGIVSDHEKAKQEAIRDSVPDLPSNAWRFDEVKDEGAESSDDGIDYSKLKAKQMDLPRGSLYERNILNGDKGGFSDSDNDDEDEEGSKKASRMLQEVSEAEKAKAKEMREKRAKANQLMNLKKKFMATEMEEGDVDDDDFFKEIDGVEREEEKTEEKRKVGKLPTKGQQDFLDGLLG, encoded by the coding sequence ATGGTCCTTCACAACAGCAAATGGGATCGCAAGGCGAAAAAGCAGTATGAAAAGAAGCACGGAATTGTGTCTGATCACgagaaggccaagcagGAGGCGATTCGAGATTCGGTGCCTGATTTACCGTCCAATGCCTGGCGGTTTgacgaggtcaaggacgaAGGAGCAGAATCTTCCGATGACGGTATTGACTACTCGAAATTGAAAGCGAAGCAGATGGATCTGCCGCGTGGCTCTTTATATGAACGGAACATTTTGAATGGAGACAAGGGAGGGTTTTCCGATAGCGACAATgacgatgaggatgaggagggcTCCAAAAAGGCCTCCAGAATGCTCCAAGAAGTGTCCGAGGCCGAGAAagccaaggccaaggaaaTGCGCGAGAAACGGGCCAAGGCAAACCAACTCATGAACCTCAAGAAAAAGTTCATGGCGacagagatggaggagggcgaTGTGGATGATGACGACTTTTTCAAAGAGATTGACGgggtggagagagaggaggagaagacggaagagaaaagaaagGTTGGAAAGTTGCCGACCAAAGGACAGCAGGATTTTCTAGACGGTTTGCTAGGATAA